A genomic stretch from Antarcticibacterium flavum includes:
- the purL gene encoding phosphoribosylformylglycinamidine synthase yields MILFFGTQTAKVYAVETHTALTAASITKLNWLFGNAQFLNKSALADFFVGPRAAMITPWSTNAVEITQTMGIKGILRIEEFLKVDPHFTNYDPMLSQKYEGLDQEIFTVDTKPQPVIEVEDIAAFNKQEGLALNDEEVEYLNKLAKKLERKLTDSEVFGFSQVNSEHCRHKIFNGSFVIDGEEKPSTLFKLIRKTSEENPNNIVSAYKDNVAFVKGPRVEQFAPKRADVPEYYTASQFDSVISLKAETHNFPTTVEPFNGAATGSGGEIRDRLAGGKGSLPLAGTAVYMTSYSRLDNNRKWEKGVEERKWLYQSPMDILIKASNGASDFGNKFGQPLITGSVLTFEHEEHNRILGYDKVIMLAGGVGYGKASQAIKDVPKKGDRIVVLGGENYRIGMGGAAVSSADTGEFSSGIELNAIQRANPEMQKRAANAIRGMVESEHNPIVSIHDHGAGGHLNCLSELVEETGGNIDLDALPVGDPTLSAKEIIGNESQERMGLVIGENDMEILRKVSERERAPMYNVGAVTNDHNFKFESGKTGEKPMDLSLLDMFGSSPKTVMNDVSVNRDYAALEYTGDQLTNYLEQVLQLEAVACKDWLTNKVDRCVTGRVAKQQTAGPLQLPLNNVGVMALDYNGKEGVATTIGHSPVSALVDPVAGSRNSIGEALSNIVWAPLENGLKSVSLSANWMWPCNNEGEDTRLYEAVQGVSDFALALGINVPTGKDSLSMKQKYKDKEVLAPGTVIISAAGHCDDITKVVEPLLQKDGGPIYYINLSGDDFKLGGSSFAQILNKVGNEVPTIKDDKKFAAAFNVIQALIKQDLILAGHDVASGGLITTLLEMCFADVNLGANLDLSELKEEDIIKLLFNENCGIVFQARNTSVEELFTENDIEFFKIGSPAEGDTLSIKNGSRDFEFNIPALRDTWFQTSFLLDQKQSGLDKATERYKNYVHQPLEFKFPENFTGKLPGLDASGNRIKAAVIREKGSNSEREMARAMYLAGFDVKDVHMTDLISGRETLEDIRFIAAVGGFSNSDVLGSAKGWAGAFLYNEKAKTALDNFFARKDTLSIGVCNGCQLFIELGLINPDHDEKPKMLHNASKKFECTFTSVEIKENHSVMLGSLSGTKLGIWAAHGEGKFSFPYARERYNIVGEYGYDKYPSNPNGSNHNTAMLTDDTGRHLVMMPHLERSTFQWNWAYYPKGRKDEVTPWIEAFVNARKWLEEKK; encoded by the coding sequence ATGATCCTTTTCTTCGGAACCCAAACCGCTAAGGTTTACGCAGTAGAAACCCATACAGCGCTAACAGCAGCCTCAATTACTAAATTAAACTGGCTTTTTGGCAACGCGCAATTCCTCAACAAATCTGCCCTGGCAGATTTTTTTGTTGGTCCCCGTGCCGCAATGATCACTCCCTGGAGTACAAATGCTGTGGAGATCACCCAAACCATGGGTATTAAAGGAATACTTCGTATTGAAGAATTCCTTAAAGTTGATCCTCATTTTACCAATTACGATCCTATGCTTTCCCAGAAATATGAAGGACTGGACCAGGAAATTTTCACCGTGGACACAAAACCACAACCGGTCATTGAAGTAGAGGATATAGCCGCTTTTAATAAACAGGAAGGCCTGGCTTTAAATGATGAAGAGGTCGAGTACTTAAATAAACTGGCAAAGAAACTTGAGCGTAAGCTTACAGATTCTGAAGTATTTGGATTCTCACAGGTAAATTCTGAACATTGCCGCCATAAGATCTTCAATGGTAGTTTTGTAATTGACGGGGAAGAAAAACCTTCTACGCTTTTCAAACTCATCAGGAAAACATCAGAAGAGAATCCCAATAATATAGTTTCTGCCTATAAAGATAATGTAGCCTTTGTAAAAGGACCACGGGTAGAACAATTCGCTCCCAAAAGAGCTGATGTTCCCGAATATTACACAGCATCGCAATTTGACTCTGTCATTTCCCTAAAAGCTGAAACCCACAACTTTCCAACTACCGTTGAGCCATTTAACGGGGCAGCCACAGGAAGCGGCGGGGAAATTCGCGACAGGCTCGCAGGAGGAAAAGGTTCCCTCCCACTTGCAGGTACGGCGGTTTATATGACTTCGTATTCGCGTTTGGATAACAACAGGAAGTGGGAAAAAGGTGTTGAGGAAAGAAAATGGCTTTACCAGAGCCCAATGGATATTTTGATCAAAGCTTCCAATGGAGCTTCAGATTTTGGCAATAAGTTTGGCCAGCCTTTGATCACAGGATCTGTATTGACATTTGAACACGAGGAGCACAACAGGATCCTGGGATATGATAAAGTGATCATGCTGGCAGGTGGCGTTGGTTATGGCAAGGCAAGCCAGGCCATTAAGGATGTCCCTAAGAAGGGAGACAGGATCGTTGTCCTGGGAGGTGAAAATTACCGTATTGGAATGGGAGGAGCCGCAGTATCCTCTGCCGACACAGGTGAATTTAGCAGTGGTATAGAACTTAATGCCATTCAAAGGGCAAACCCCGAAATGCAAAAACGTGCAGCAAATGCCATAAGAGGTATGGTTGAAAGTGAGCACAACCCTATTGTTTCCATCCACGACCACGGGGCAGGTGGCCACCTTAACTGTTTGAGCGAACTGGTGGAGGAAACCGGGGGGAATATAGACCTGGATGCACTACCGGTTGGAGATCCTACCCTTTCAGCTAAAGAAATAATTGGTAATGAGTCCCAGGAGAGAATGGGCCTTGTGATAGGAGAAAATGATATGGAGATCCTTAGAAAGGTCTCAGAAAGAGAGCGGGCACCAATGTATAATGTTGGGGCAGTAACAAACGATCATAATTTTAAGTTTGAAAGTGGAAAAACGGGGGAAAAACCAATGGACCTTTCCCTGCTGGATATGTTTGGCAGCTCTCCAAAAACGGTAATGAATGATGTGAGCGTGAATAGGGATTATGCCGCTCTGGAATATACTGGCGACCAGTTAACCAACTACCTGGAACAGGTGTTACAACTTGAGGCCGTGGCCTGTAAAGACTGGCTCACTAATAAAGTTGACCGTTGTGTGACCGGTCGGGTTGCAAAACAACAAACAGCAGGGCCCTTGCAACTACCGCTTAACAATGTTGGGGTGATGGCCCTTGATTATAATGGTAAGGAAGGGGTGGCAACTACTATTGGCCACTCCCCTGTCTCGGCCCTTGTGGACCCCGTGGCAGGTTCCCGGAATTCAATTGGGGAAGCATTATCCAACATAGTGTGGGCACCCCTGGAAAATGGCCTTAAATCTGTTTCCCTCTCTGCCAACTGGATGTGGCCCTGTAATAATGAAGGTGAAGATACAAGACTATATGAGGCAGTCCAGGGAGTATCAGACTTTGCCCTGGCACTTGGGATCAATGTCCCTACGGGAAAGGATTCCCTTTCGATGAAGCAAAAATATAAGGATAAGGAAGTACTTGCGCCCGGTACGGTGATCATTTCTGCTGCCGGTCATTGCGATGATATTACCAAAGTTGTGGAGCCTTTGCTGCAAAAGGATGGAGGCCCAATTTACTACATAAACCTTTCTGGCGATGATTTTAAACTGGGAGGATCCTCTTTCGCCCAAATTCTTAATAAAGTTGGAAATGAAGTTCCAACAATAAAAGATGACAAAAAGTTTGCAGCTGCCTTCAATGTCATCCAGGCATTAATAAAACAGGATCTAATACTAGCCGGTCACGATGTGGCATCTGGTGGATTGATCACTACTCTACTGGAAATGTGCTTTGCAGATGTGAACCTGGGAGCTAATCTTGACCTTTCAGAATTAAAGGAAGAAGATATCATAAAGCTTCTTTTTAATGAGAACTGCGGAATTGTTTTCCAGGCCAGAAACACATCTGTTGAAGAACTTTTTACTGAAAACGATATAGAATTCTTTAAAATTGGATCGCCGGCTGAAGGTGATACCCTATCTATTAAGAATGGAAGCCGGGATTTTGAATTCAACATTCCAGCTCTTCGTGATACCTGGTTCCAAACCTCATTCTTACTGGATCAAAAACAAAGCGGACTGGACAAGGCAACAGAGCGATATAAGAATTATGTTCACCAGCCACTCGAATTCAAATTTCCTGAAAATTTTACAGGAAAACTGCCGGGACTGGATGCATCCGGGAACAGGATCAAAGCAGCAGTAATTCGTGAAAAAGGATCTAACAGTGAGAGGGAAATGGCGCGGGCGATGTACCTGGCAGGTTTTGATGTGAAGGATGTGCATATGACAGACCTTATAAGCGGCCGGGAAACCCTGGAAGATATAAGATTTATTGCTGCTGTGGGAGGTTTTTCCAACTCAGATGTACTTGGAAGCGCAAAGGGCTGGGCAGGGGCCTTTTTATATAACGAAAAAGCCAAAACGGCCCTTGACAATTTCTTTGCAAGAAAAGATACCCTATCTATTGGAGTTTGTAATGGTTGCCAGTTGTTCATTGAACTTGGACTTATAAATCCTGATCATGACGAAAAACCAAAGATGCTTCATAATGCTTCAAAGAAGTTTGAATGTACCTTTACCTCTGTAGAGATAAAAGAGAACCATTCTGTAATGCTTGGTTCCCTTTCTGGCACCAAACTGGGAATATGGGCGGCACACGGGGAAGGGAAATTCAGCTTTCCATACGCGCGTGAGCGTTATAACATCGTAGGAGAATATGGATATGATAAATATCCATCCAATCCAAATGGGTCCAATCATAACACAGCTATGCTTACAGATGATACCGGAAGGCACCTGGTGATGATGCCACACCTTGAACGCTCTACCTTCCAATGGAACTGGGCCTATTATCCAAAAGGAAGAAAAGATGAAGTAACCCCATGGATAGAGGCATTTGTAAATGCCAGGAAATGGCTGGAAGAGAAAAAATAG
- a CDS encoding lamin tail domain-containing protein, which yields MRGALFYLFVMTFIFSSCEKDDAREPILVEEEFSPDLFFSEYIEGTSFNKALEIVNLTGRDIDLGAEGYSIKKQSNAAGDWTGELLLTGTLLRDNVYVIGNEAAVLPEILENAHLLRAGAPMDFNGNDPIGLFKEGILIDVIGEVDNDLDFGKDMTLRRRDDVTGPTSTYLPDEWDIYEVDTVDGLGYY from the coding sequence ATGAGAGGAGCCTTATTTTACCTGTTTGTAATGACCTTTATTTTTTCTTCCTGTGAAAAAGATGATGCGCGGGAACCCATTCTGGTAGAAGAAGAATTTTCACCAGATCTATTCTTTTCAGAATATATTGAAGGCACCTCTTTCAACAAAGCGCTGGAGATCGTCAATCTTACCGGCAGGGACATCGATCTTGGTGCTGAGGGATATTCTATAAAAAAACAATCGAATGCTGCGGGTGACTGGACCGGGGAATTACTTCTTACAGGCACCCTGTTAAGGGATAATGTATACGTAATTGGTAATGAAGCAGCTGTTTTACCAGAAATCCTTGAAAATGCCCACCTGCTCAGGGCAGGTGCTCCTATGGATTTTAATGGTAACGATCCTATTGGTTTATTTAAGGAAGGAATCCTAATTGATGTGATAGGCGAGGTAGATAATGATCTGGATTTTGGAAAGGATATGACCCTGAGAAGGAGAGATGATGTAACCGGGCCTACTTCCACCTATCTACCAGATGAATGGGATATCTATGAGGTAGACACTGTAGATGGCCTGGGATATTATTAA